A genomic stretch from Clavelina lepadiformis chromosome 5, kaClaLepa1.1, whole genome shotgun sequence includes:
- the LOC143461109 gene encoding uncharacterized protein LOC143461109 codes for MSSEIDYEKEKLRKRCFFFYASVFLVSTLVHGTFSIVTNLHLQEGFGEVSFVEYYATSLPFTALVPVVQDFSTAFFVGFLGVFGYFALIISHYTGGYVLLETTLLAFGDALFGSTVLVLKGIFAKKWAKKANLPVGQTRCYFTGLLFMAHQLGMLTGVSLNLAFIFTDHVTAANIDDFHPIAHASCYVCHPHRNFTNTTVHEYTHLRHTKLFHALILFFICGFGAVFFFLAIPNATKFNQVDADVAEQQDGDRSSAESIPLRSIVTRNDVVEHDVAEEVAIPSTHPSTPENQDEPDGQSSSIHEDFQPSIVRRVRFVEPTSPVLSDEHRPRSQKPSCCARIQNLYKAMLQLTASRNHRFVVFLPIYTGMLMAFVMGELPQAFSCLLGLFQVAFGLVLSGVMGSFTSFVVGKAAANFKRQVSCIGVVSLADIVIHLFCIFWFLVEDVPSLIFLLFPVVGASAGIWKVITNDIYAQNFKGEEKIAHVIWNFWVIAGMCLQFSLNINLCMTAKACIRLVMLFVAVVTYFNFVLNHCDPQIGTPSGDGQLVSEVRSTSTEQVKEVETSVL; via the exons atgtcgtCAGAAATCGACTATGAGAAggaaaaattaagaaaacggtgttttttcttttacgCCTCCGTTTTTCTCGTCTCCACCCTTGTGCATGGAACGTTCTCCATTGTGACTAATCTTCACTTGCAGGAGGGTTTTG GGGAGGTGAGTTTCGTGGAATACTACGCCACTTCGTTGCCTTTCACGGCTCTTGTGCCCGTTGTACAAGATTTTTCAACCGCCTTTTTCGTTGGTTTTCTTGGTGTATTTGGTTACTTTGCACTTATCATCTCCCACTACACTGGCG GCTACGTTCTACTTGAAACGACACTTCTGGCTTTCGGCGATGCGTTGTTCGGTTCAACCGTGTTGGTATTGAAGGgaatttttgcaaagaaatgGGCTAAAAAAGCAAACCTCCCCGTCGGTCAAACACGATGTTATTTCACTGGGTTACTGTTCATGGCTCACCAACTTGGCATG CTAACCGGTGTATCTCTCAACCTCGCGTTTATTTTCACGGATCATGTCACTGCTGCCAACATCGACGACTTTCATCCTATCGCCCACGCGTCTTGCTATGTCTGTCATCCGCATCGTAATTTCACAAACACCACTGTGCACGAGTACACCCACCTTCGCCATACTAAACTCTTCCACGCCTTAATTCTCTTCTTCATTTGCGGATTTGGGGCGGTTTTCTTCTTCTTAGCTATTCCAAACGCCACAAAATTTAATCAAGTGGATGCCGATGTTGCTGAACAGCAAGACGGAGATCGTTCTTCGGCCGAGTCCATTCCGCTAAGGAGCATAGTTACTCGTAATGATGTTGTAGAGCATGATGTTGCAGAGGAGGTCGCCATCCCATCCACCCATCCATCGACTCCCGAAAATCAGGATGAACCTGATGGCCAGTCTTCCAGCATTCATGAAGATTTCCAACCATCAATTGTAAGGAGAGTACGCTTTGTGGAACCAACATCGCCCGTCCTGTCAGACGAACACCGACCGAGGTCGCAG AAACCGTCATGCTGTGCTAGGATCCAAAACCTCTATAAGGCGATGTTGCAACTTACGGCTTCAAGAAATCATCGTTTCGTTGTATTTTTGCCTATTTACACCGGAATGCTGATGGCTTTCGTGATGGGGGAACTTCCGCAAGCGTTTTCTTGCCTTCTTGGCCTTTTCCAG GTTGCTTTCGGATTGGTTTTAAGTGGCGTCATGGGTTCCTTCACATCCTTTGTCGTCGGCAAAGCAGCAGCGAACTTCAAGCGACAAGTTTCTTGCATCGGCGTTGTTTCCTTAGCGGATATAGTCATACATCTCTTTTGCATCTTTTGGTTTTTAGTTGAGGATGTGCCTTCGCTTATCTTCCTTCTATTTCCAGTAGTTGGCGCCAGTGCTGGAATTTGGAAAGTGATAACAAATG ATATCTACGCACAAAATTTCAAGGGCGAAGAAAAGATAGCACACGTAATTTGGAATTTTTGGGTAATAGCTGGAATGTGCCTCCAATTCTCCCTCAACATAAATTTATGCATGACTGCAAAGGCCTGCATTCGCCTCGTCATGctttttgttgctgttgtGACTTATT TCAATTTCGTACTCAACCATTGCGATCCGCAAATCGGAACGCCAAGTGGAGATGGCCAGCTTGTTTCAGAGGTGAGATCTACAAGCACAGAACAGGTGAAAGAAGTGGAAACGTCCGTCTTATAA